In Helianthus annuus cultivar XRQ/B chromosome 8, HanXRQr2.0-SUNRISE, whole genome shotgun sequence, a single genomic region encodes these proteins:
- the LOC110873038 gene encoding probable sodium/metabolite cotransporter BASS3, chloroplastic, producing the protein MDGFSGNNGVIVLAATNRPEILDSAFLRPGRFDRQGVKGFYAPALGGILLSIGFKLSIEDFALAFKRPLPLSMGFLAQYALKPALGVFVARSFGVAPMFYAGFVLMACVSSAQLSSYASFLSKGDVALSILLTSSSTIASVLFTPLLTGLLIGSIVPVDVIAMSRSILQSHPWLADVDRELCRLMDCKKLSLEACTHAAQNGSSFLRAVAAQDLYRRLFLGLGQSCRRVETV; encoded by the exons ATGGATGGATTTAGTGGTAACAATGGAGTCATTGTTCTTGCTGCTACCAACAGACCTGAGATTCTTGATTCGGCTTTTCTTAGACCGGGGCGGTTTGACCGACAG GGTGTCAAAGGATTCTATGCTCCCGCTCTTGGTGGGATCTTGTTGTCAATTGGTTTTAAGCTTTCCATAGAAGATTTCGCTCTTGCTTTCAAAAG GCCTTTACCATTATCCATGGGGTTTCTAGCCCAATACGCATTAAAACCGGCTCTCGGTGTATTTGTGGCTAGATCATTCGGTGTAGCTCCCATGTTCTATGCAGGATTTGTGTTAATGGCGTGTGTTTCGAGTGCACAGTTGTCTAGCTATGCTAGCTTCTTGAGCAAAGGGGATGTAGCTTTAAGCATTTTGTTAACCAGTTCAAGTACCATCGCCTCTGTTCTTTTCACCCCTCTTTTAACTGGTCTTCTCATCGGTTCCATTGTCCCTGTTGACGTTATCGCAATGTCTAGATCAATCTTACAG TCTCATCCATGGTTAGCAGATGTAGATAGAGAACTATGCAGACTCATGGACTGCAAAAAACTATCATTAGAAGCCTGCACACACGCCGCACAGAATGGAAGTTCTTTTCTTCGAGCAGTTGCAGCTCAGGACCTCTATCGCCGGCTGTTTCTTGGTCTCGGACAATCTTGCAGACGGGTCGAGACAGTTTAG